A DNA window from Tenuifilaceae bacterium CYCD contains the following coding sequences:
- the topA gene encoding DNA topoisomerase 1 yields the protein MIENLVIVESPAKAKTIEKFLGKQFVVKSSFGHIRDLSKKNLGVIVEKNYKPEYIISDDKKKLVDELKKASAEAEMVWLASDEDREGEAIAWHLAEVLKLDSKKTKRIVFHEITKDAILNAIENPRSIDINLVNSQQARRILDRMVGFELSPILWKKVKPALSAGRVQSVAVRLIVEKEREIIAFSSTSFFKVTGIFKGDIDIKAELSSKLPNLKEALNFVDHCKNATFKVLDVTKKPTKKSPAPPFTTSTLQQEASRKYNFSVSQTMTIAQKLYESGYITYMRTDSVNLSSTAIEAAQQIIVKEFGGKYHHARQYKTKSKGAQEAHEAIRPTYFDKVKITGSAAEQKLYDLIWKRTLASQMSDAQLEKTTINIEVSKSEHQFIASGEVVVFDGFLKVYFESTDDDSEEGGKELLPSVKVGQLLEHKEIVANERFTQRPPRYTEASLVKKLEELGIGRPSTYAPTISTILARGYVLKEDRPGVERKYSSIILKNGKISQLEKTEITGAEKSKLFPSDIGMVVNDFLLEYFKEIISFNFTANVEKEFDEIALGNLEWTEMIDRFYKPFHKLVDKTTKESDYTKGERILGVDPVSGKPVSVRIGRFGPVVQIGENDTANKIKPQFASLLKGQLIETITLEEALSLFKLPRIIGNYEEKEVVIGVGRFGPYVRHNSKFYSLKKDDNPMTIELDRAIELIEEGRKKEREKVIKIFDQEEKIQVLNGRWGPYIASNGENYKIPKGTDAHALTYEECLKIIKTQGKGTTPKRFTKKGKK from the coding sequence ATGATAGAGAATCTTGTTATAGTAGAGTCTCCTGCTAAGGCTAAAACAATTGAAAAGTTTCTTGGTAAACAGTTTGTTGTGAAGTCTAGTTTTGGTCATATTCGGGATCTTTCCAAAAAAAATTTAGGAGTTATTGTAGAAAAGAACTATAAGCCTGAATACATAATAAGTGATGACAAGAAGAAACTGGTTGACGAGTTGAAAAAAGCCTCAGCGGAAGCCGAAATGGTTTGGCTTGCATCCGATGAGGATCGCGAGGGAGAAGCTATTGCGTGGCACTTGGCCGAGGTTCTTAAACTTGATTCAAAAAAGACAAAACGAATTGTTTTTCACGAGATAACCAAGGATGCCATTTTAAATGCAATTGAAAATCCCCGGAGCATCGATATAAATTTAGTTAACTCCCAGCAAGCCCGTAGAATTCTGGATCGCATGGTGGGATTTGAATTATCGCCAATTCTTTGGAAAAAGGTTAAGCCTGCATTGTCCGCCGGTCGAGTTCAATCTGTTGCGGTAAGGCTTATTGTAGAGAAAGAAAGAGAAATTATTGCGTTCAGTTCAACTTCGTTTTTCAAGGTAACAGGAATTTTTAAGGGTGATATCGATATTAAGGCAGAATTATCAAGTAAGTTACCAAACCTTAAGGAGGCTCTAAACTTTGTCGATCATTGCAAAAATGCAACATTTAAGGTTCTTGATGTAACCAAAAAGCCTACTAAAAAATCACCAGCTCCTCCATTTACTACCTCCACCCTTCAGCAGGAGGCAAGCCGTAAGTATAATTTTTCGGTGTCGCAGACTATGACAATTGCTCAGAAGTTATACGAATCGGGGTACATCACCTACATGAGAACAGACTCTGTTAACCTTTCATCAACAGCCATTGAAGCAGCACAGCAAATCATTGTTAAGGAGTTTGGTGGCAAGTATCATCATGCCCGTCAATACAAAACTAAATCGAAAGGGGCACAGGAAGCGCATGAGGCAATTAGACCAACTTACTTCGATAAGGTTAAAATCACAGGAAGCGCTGCAGAACAGAAGTTGTATGATTTGATCTGGAAAAGAACTCTTGCGTCGCAAATGAGCGATGCTCAATTAGAAAAAACCACTATAAATATCGAGGTTTCTAAGTCTGAGCATCAGTTTATAGCTTCGGGCGAGGTAGTTGTTTTCGATGGTTTCCTTAAAGTTTACTTCGAATCAACCGATGACGATTCAGAAGAAGGGGGTAAAGAGTTATTACCTTCGGTAAAGGTAGGGCAGCTGTTAGAGCATAAGGAAATTGTGGCTAACGAAAGGTTTACCCAACGCCCTCCACGCTACACCGAGGCTAGTTTAGTTAAAAAACTTGAAGAGTTGGGAATTGGACGTCCATCTACTTACGCACCAACAATTTCCACTATCTTAGCTCGTGGTTATGTTCTCAAGGAAGACAGGCCAGGAGTAGAGCGGAAATACAGCTCAATCATTCTAAAAAATGGTAAAATATCTCAACTCGAGAAAACTGAAATAACAGGGGCCGAAAAGTCAAAGCTTTTCCCTAGTGATATAGGAATGGTTGTTAACGATTTTCTTCTCGAGTATTTTAAGGAGATTATCAGTTTTAACTTTACGGCCAATGTAGAAAAGGAGTTCGATGAAATTGCCTTGGGCAATTTGGAGTGGACAGAAATGATAGATCGGTTCTACAAACCTTTCCATAAACTGGTTGATAAAACTACAAAGGAATCGGACTATACAAAGGGAGAGCGTATCTTGGGAGTTGATCCAGTAAGCGGAAAGCCTGTAAGTGTTCGTATCGGAAGATTTGGCCCTGTGGTTCAGATTGGCGAGAATGATACTGCAAACAAGATAAAACCACAGTTTGCAAGTTTACTAAAGGGTCAACTTATTGAAACAATCACTCTTGAGGAGGCACTTTCACTATTCAAACTTCCTAGAATCATTGGAAACTATGAGGAGAAAGAGGTTGTAATAGGGGTAGGTCGTTTTGGCCCCTACGTTCGTCATAATTCTAAGTTCTACTCATTGAAGAAGGATGATAACCCAATGACCATCGAACTTGATAGGGCTATAGAGTTGATTGAGGAAGGAAGAAAGAAAGAGCGCGAAAAAGTTATCAAGATATTCGATCAGGAGGAAAAGATCCAGGTGCTGAATGGCCGTTGGGGTCCATACATAGCATCCAATGGAGAAAATTATAAAATTCCCAAGGGAACCGATGCACATGCATTAACCTACGAGGAGTGTTTAAAAATTATTAAAACACAAGGGAAGGGAACAACCCCAAAGAGATTTACCAAAAAAGGTAAAAAATAG